AATGAATAATTCAAGACAAATCATGCAGGATCAACTTATAAAGTTTCTTATGAGGTTGTTGATGCCTGTTAACATTAACTAACAATGGTTATAGCTTCTTCTTGTCAGGTTCAAAGTGACCACTTTGAGGAGTTTTTCTCTCCTGAATTGGACAAACATGGTTATCAAGCTCTCTACAAAAGAAAAACAGCAGAGGTTTTCTATGGTTTTCCTATGTTTTACCATGTAGTCCTTCAAATGCTTTGTATGTTTACCTATGTTTCCTTTGTTATTATTTGCAGGTTTTCAGCGgaaatattcatacaattgatggTTGTGCAACATTTTTCCGTAGAGATAGGTTCTCACATGTCAAAAAATATGAGGTTTGGAAGTGCTTTGCCCATAGATTATTGCTTTCTGATGTACTTTCACATGCTAAATGAATGTATGCTTCTATGCAGGTTGAATTTAATAAGGCTGCACAATCTTTGACTGATGCTGTGGTTCCAAGTGCTCAGAAGAAAACAGCTTTAAGTCGATTGGTTAAGGTGTGTCCGTCATGTTGttctgcattgcatgcatgtgaTTCATGTTGTGTATTGTCCTATTATGAATACATGATTTTCTACTCCCTACAGGATAATGTTGCACTGATTGCTGTTCTGGAGGCAAAATTTAGTAACCAGGGGGCTGACAATCCTGGGAAACGTCAGCTTCTTTGTGTGGTAAGAAAATAATTGCTCCCCCCGTGTTGCATGTATTACAATTTAGGAAATCTGCTTTTTTTATATTGAGAATAACTGAAAATCTTCCATCTCCGAGAACCTACGCTGCTGCCTATGCTACCACTGTTTTTCTCCTTGTGCAAAACCTGCTGTTTTTGTGCGTGTAGTTGTGTAGTTTTCACAGAAAATTGGGTTGGGATAATGTTTCAACAATATGATAATATACATTATTTATGTtcaatattattaaaattatttttgcaatgaaactaTTATGATGCGTTTGGCTAAGCCCAAGCTTGCTGATTGATGGGCTCACTGATCACCCTGCTTATATCCTTCCTAATTTACCTCATATAAATGATGTTATGCCCAATTATTTCATGCTGTGCAGTTTTGTTAGATTACAACTCTACCTAGAAGCTTAAGCTCttagttgtgggccaacaatgtttaTCAAGTCTTAACAACTCCCTGCACGGGTAGCCTGattgcacatggagagataaacaaataataaaaaaccATTACATGGAGTTAGATGATAAATGCAGGCaataagactagaacccaagaacTCTTGGCAAGCATATGATAACATGTTAGATTATCaccttacctaaaagcttaagctgtcaAGGTTGAAGGCCAACTATGTATATcccatagtagtcaaaggcgcaaGGCGCACCGAGGCGCAAAGGGTACTTGGAGACGAGGCGcaaggcgcacaattattaaaattgtgtacaatgcctatttggtgGACAATTGATATAAAAGCacatcaatagttatattagaatttaaaatgtcaaaaTATTCAATAGTAATTATGACAACCAAGTACTAAGTTCAAGTGAAAtaaacatagttcaacataagtaattatgcatgcaagatttcaagcttcaaattagaaatgaaataaaTTGCCAGTGCATCTTCaatttcaaaagaaaagagtacaataaaacagcagctaaattcagtaaaaaatgttatatattaatatatttcagaaaaatgtatagtttgtaccctgcatttccaaacaaattacaaaacagcagcaaaattcagtaaaaaatgttataaattaattataaagtttaaacttgcattaaactactTAATTAATTACACATTGCATAATATTAACTTAGAGGCAGAATGTAAGTTAATATTATAAAAAGAAGCAGCCGGCAGGAGGCAGCTGGAACTGAAGAactgaaaaaagaagaagaagcagaagaagaactgaaaaagaaaaagaactgaAGAAGGAGGCAAAAACAATAGCAAAAtactaaaaaagaagaagaagaagaagaagaacaacaacaagaagaagatTGACTAGTTTGAAGCATCCTGACAAATCATTAAGACTGGTGATGATGACTCAATGGCTCAAAGCCTCTCGCTTGTTCGAAGGCTCTGGCGAAGGCTCGAAGACTTGAAGACGAAGGTCGTGCTGGTTCAAAGGCTTGAACCTCGAAGACAAAGGGCTCTTGTGAAGGCTTGAAGATGAAGGTGTTTCGTGCTGGTTCAAAGGCTTGAGAATGAAGATTGTGCTGGTTTGAAACCTTGAGGACGAAGATTgtgctggttcaaaggctcgaaCCTCAAAGACGAAGGGCTCCTGCTATGGCTCTCTTGCTGGTGAAGGTTTGAAGACGTGAAGATGTGAAGTCGAAGCCTGTACTACTGGTTTCGTGTTGGGTGAAGCCTGGACCTGCTATTTTGAGTCAAAGCCTCTGGCTAGGGCTGGTTCGAGTCTGGCTatgttttctttcttaaaaggttaaaaaaaaaatgaagttaaaaaggTCAGATATCTGAGGCGCGACTCACTGCGCCTGCCTGCGCCTCTTGAAGGTCACCTTGCCTCAACCCTGTTGAGGCGCTAGCCTCTTCGCTCCACTGCACCTTGTACTTAGGGGCGCGCTTTTGACTACTATGATATATCCAGCCACAACTGCAACATTATGAAACTCAATTGTGCAGCATTCAATAAGGGGACTGATTTGTAATTTAAACGACTGAATTAAATAGTTCTGAAAATTTTTCTTAGAATAACTGATTTGAGGTTCTCATATTCCTTGCCAAATGCCTACCTGATCTTCATTAACATTATGAATCTCAATTGTGTAGCATTCAATAGGGGAACTGATTTGTAATTTTAAGCAACTGAATTTGATAGTTCTGAAAATTTATCATAGAATATCTGATTTGAGGATTTCATATTCCTTGCCAAATGCCTACCTGATGATCTTCATTTTCTTCAGTCTCTCACTGTGAGAGGGGAACTGGTTTGTAATTTAAAACAACTGAATTTGATAGTTCTAAAATTTTTTCTTAGAATAACTGATTTGAGGATTTCATATTCCTCGCCAAATGCCTACCTGATCTTCATTTTCTTTAGTCTCTCGCTGTGAGAGGGGGAGCCTGGTTTTTATTATTCCTTATTCTCTATGTTTTccgattttctatttttttgacaAGAACACCAAACATTCTTTTTtgtgatagtttttttttttgggtatggGTCATCATTTATTGTGCTAGACTCCATTAAGTTCTTTGTTCTTGTGTTTTCTGTCTTTTGAGTGTGTTGCATCATTTCTTCCTTGATTTGGTTTTAGTTTGTGAAATCCGTAgttcactttttttttattttttgttcggGAGCAGGCTTGCTAAAAGTAATTTTGGTGTTGTATTTTGACACACTTGCCCATGTCTATTTTTGCTGCCAGCCTTAAATGGGCTTTGTTACACATCCAGCACAGCACATCTTATGCAGTCCTAAAAAAACATGGCATGCCATAGAGCATTCAGCACTGCTATTGTCCACATCTGTTCTGAAATCTGTGCAGCTCAACTATAGAACTGACCAGAGCCTTAATGCATTGTTCACCTCTGTTGCATCTGTAGAGATAATTTTGTGCTGCAGAATTTTTCATCCCTTCTTTTTAGATCTGAGGATGGCCAATCTGACGAATATACACTATATAGGTTCCTGTTTAATGACAGACAGATGAGCAGCTCTTTTTTGACTATTTTTTTTCAATGTCTTATTGTCATTATTCTCGGCATCTTTACCTATCTTGTTTTACTGGTTATTCGAATTGCAGGCAAACACGCATGTAAATGTTCACCAAGATCTAAAGGATGTGAAGCTCTGGCAGGTTTTTAATCTTGCTGATTCTCCCCCCCCCCACTCCTACTTCTAATATTTATCAGGATCTCCGTATTCCTTCATTTATTGAAGTATTCAATTGTGAGCCCTTGCGTCTCATGTCAGGTTCACACACTTTTAAAAGGATTAGAGAAAATAGCTGTCAGTGCTGATATTCCAATGTTGGTGTGTGGGGATTTCAATGCTGTTCCAGGAAGGTCAGTAAATTCTTCTGATATGAATCTTCTGTGTTGACCTAGTTCCTGTTGTCATGCAATTCCATTTTAATCCAGTTGTCCATGTTGATTTCAAGAAGTTTCTGGTTTATTATATTGCAGTGCTCCTCATGCACTTCTTGCAATGGGGAAAGTTGATCAAATGCATCCAGATTTAGCAGTAGACCCACTTGGAATTTTACGTCCAGCAAGCAAGCTAACACATCAGCTGCCGTTGGTAAAACACATTTTTTGTTATGATTGCTTTGGCAGTTTGCCAATTTTTCGCTtgtttttcttttgggggtgGGGAAGGGGGAGGAGGAGGGGACTGGCTAAAATACAGTTGGTCATTTCCTGGCTTCTGTTCTGACACTATTGGTGTTGCAGGTCAGTGCTTACTCATCCTTTGCAAGAATGGGGGTTGGTCTTTCCTTGGAGcaacaaagaagaaaaatggaCCCTACCACAAATGAGCCTTTATTTACGAATTGCACTAGAGATTTTATTGGCACCCTTGATTACATATTTTACACAGGTGACTTCTGCAACAATTTGTTTAGTCTTTTCATTCCTTCtatattttgaagctttaaaAAATTTTTGGTGCTGATCTAAATTGTACGAGGTCATTCCAACTTTTGGTTTGCAGCGGACTCTCTAACAGTGGAATCCTTACTGGAGCTTTTGGATGAGGATAGCTTAAGAAAAGACACAGCGCTTCCTTCCCCTGAATGGTCTTCTGATCACATAGCACTATTAGCTGAATTTCGCTGCAAGTCTAGAACAAGACGTTGACACTCCATGGTAACTGGTAAGCAACTGATTTCTTTGCTTTTATCTGATTCTTGGGATTTGAGTTCATACTTTGGCTGGTTGACATGTTCCCCATGTTTGTTGAATGTTTTACTATGATCTACAATTGTTCAGGATTACCATGAATGCTGTAACAAGTTTGATACTGTATAGTGTCTATGCAGAGTACATGTATCGATGATTTTGGCAATTTTTAATTCtatatttttattactatttaattattttttcagtTTCATAACAAAAGATGGAgggttgcaatttttttttttaaatgttgattgCAGTGATCATTACTACTGAAACTCGCCATGCTGAATTCTAGTCTGACACTGCAATATAGGATTTAGCTGTGTTGAGCCTTTAGTTGACTTACATTTGGTGGTGATGTTCTCAATCTTTGTTGCTGTTTTGTTATTCAAGTAATCTCAAGTGTCGAATACTTGTATATTGGACTCGTGGACTAATAAATGCTCGGACTCTTCACAAAAATCTGTCAGGCTTGGTTTGTTAGCACCTGGCAGCGCTAATGCTATTTTGCATTTTGAACAGTAGGTTTGTGGTTTCTCTGGATTTTAATCCCATCAACTCAGCTGTTTTACAACCTTATGATCTGACTTGTGATAATTATTTTCAGATTTGTTTAGGCTGTGTTTGGGATTATAAAATCAGGGCCTTCAAATTGGTGTGGAATTGGACAAAGCATGGTGTAATTGTTTATTGGGCTTCATCAAATCCCACATAATTCCACACCCAATGCAAAAATCATGGTGTCTTGATTGTGCCATTTCTCAAATTCTCAGTTAGAAGGGAGACTTTAAATTCAACTATATTACAATACACCAAATTCACAGTAAGAACAGACATAGAGTGAGTCCCATAATGTTGAGCAAGTGAATATCCTGTTAAACAGCTGTATTTTTTGTCCTAATTGAGCCGAGCATCTCCCCTTCTCATTGTGTGCGGCGCGCGCTCCTCTGATTTGTTCAACAAATGTTGGGAGTGTTTTCACTTACCTGCCGATGTATGTTTGTTCACTGTAGGTCAGACCTGAAGACGTTTGGGGTCGATAAAAAGGCTGATGAGGGGAAGGGGATGAGAAGTTAAATTATTGTAAGAATTGTGTAGATCATATGCATATGCAACCCTTTTGTTATTTTTCCAGGGTTTAAATCTCCTGGCTGAGATAAATCCCTTCGCTGCTATATGATCTGCTTTGTATCATGCCACCGTTTGTctcatagaaaaaaaaattatgatcattgtcatttattttcctttttctcccctTTCCAATAGAATAACTATACAGAAGTGCCTTAACCTACAACCTCAATTCATTTATGATTTTCTGAGTCATTTTTTCTCAGCAGCAAATGTTTCTCCAGCCCTTTGTGGTTTGTTTGGAAGGAAAAATAAGTGGTATTAAAATGAATATGATGCGTTTGAAAATTGTTCAACGAccccatttttttcttttttcaaactagaaaattattattattaatattagtattattactgctaTTACTAGGAATTGATGCGATAGAAGGAAGAGAAAGGTATTGACAAATAGCaaagagggaaaaaaataaaGCAGTGGCATTTTGGGGGTTGGACTGCAATTTTAATGAATATTTTTAATCttagaattagtgttgtttattgGTTGTAACCATTTTTATTTTAACGTTGTATTTGTtttgaatgaagaaattaaatttaatataaatataaatttggATCTATTATGATGAAATAAATAGTATTTGTAGATTTTTGTATTAATGCAgcgttaaagtaggttgggtaaaatggagaagtgcttcaagtgtgctatgttaTTGTAGAATATctttaaaattgaaagagaagttttataagacaattataagaccagttatgttatatggCGAAGAAACATGATATTCagaaagtaaaagttgctgaaatgagAATGTTTGGATgtatgagtggtataatattgaaagataaattaaggaatgaacatatttgtagtaagttaggtgtaactttTATAGAAGATAAGGGGGGACGAGATGTTATGAACACTTAtaatgcacctgtgaggaagagtgacttagttgcTCTAGGGGGCAGTAGAAGCGATATaagtagacttaaaataacttggtaggagatagtaaggatttaatattcttgaatctatcaaaagaaattgtccatggtcgcataaattgacggaaaattaTTCATATAGCCGATCTCATTTAGTGGgattaaggtttggttttgttattgttataaatataaatttaagatGATGTGCTATGGGAAATTCCTCGttcaaaattcatgatttgtttAGAGTCaagagtttatttttatttttaaaaaaatttaattgttCTAAACAAACTCTTATCTAATAAAATTCAATTGTGGCCATACGAAGAGATTAACATTTTAAATATACATGTATAGTCTCAATATTTGCATCCTAGAAGAACATCTTACAAGTTATTTGCTTTGTTACATCCTCTCTCGTCGAAGATAACTAGATAATACTGATATGTACATTTGTCTATATTCCTTATCTATGCTAACTTTATCAAATAGGAAGGAAAAGTTTGCATGTGTTTTATAGACATGAAGGTGAGTAAATGTGTATTCAGCAACTTACAAAATTTTAGGTAAATTATGCTACATGGAATTATACTTTAACTGTATTTTTATGTATCAAATGTATAATTATTAGGGTAAAATATTTCACTATTTACttgaaatttgacaaaaaaataataatttgtctggcttttaaaaatttttaaaattttcacaactTTTCTCAAGATttactaaaaagaaaaaattttctaaaaaaaaattatactctTTTGGCAAATTCTAGAAAAGATTTAtgatatttttgagaatttttggtGTTTTTATCAAACCTTAGTGAatatcttttattattattattattattattagagatTACATTTGAAAATCTTGATTAATTTATCCTGCttttatgattaaaatatatcatttttaaaatttgtttaatttattaTATCATGATACtttaattttgatattttatgaattaaatataataaaaataaaaaattgaaaataaaggaTCGTCCTAAAAATTTGTACTTCTTTTTGATAAATTTAAGTAAagatttatgatatttttaaaattttagaaaatatttctctGCTTTTATCCAATgaatatcttattattattattattattattattattattattattatttatgagagattatattttaaaatcttgAGATTATCATCACTGAAGTAATAAGAATCAAATGAAATATGCAAATGACAGTGTCCAATAATGACAATATAATTTTATCCCGCTTTTATGATTAAAATACATcctcatttaaaatttatttaatttattataacATCATTCTTCAATCTTCAATTTGCAAGGAGTGACATTATGtgaaataaatataataaaaataaaagaaaattttgaaaataaagggCCGTCCCAAAATAAGAAAtaagcaaaaaaagaaaagaaaatcatgaactttttatttattatatgtgGCAAAACACACGATAGACTTTATATTtcttattttgagaaaaaaaaaaaaaaaaaacaacaacaacaacatggGAAAGGGGCGTCGACTCCGGCGCCATGGATGGACGGACATACAATCAGGAATGAATCGTAGATTCAATGAGAAAGCTTAGAAGTCTCCAGATCTGCAGCTTGTTTGAGAAAGCTCTTATCGTCGTCCTCGAGAACCATCTGAACGGGAAAAGATCCGAGGCCGTCAGCGATGGCCAGCAGAATTTTCTTCATCTCGGACCTGAACTCTTGTAGATCGATGCTCCCGCTGTGATCGCAGTCGAACTTTTCgaaaatggagttgtagagcTTGGACAGCTCCTCCTCGGTAGGGGAGGCTACGTCCACGCCGAAGTGAGTCTCTATCAGCCTTAGGGATTCGAAGGCCTTTCGAAGCTCGGGGCGCGACAGCACGCCGTCGCCGTTGAGGTCGAGGGCGGCGAACTGCTCGTCGACGCTCTTCGTGAACTTATCCTCGTCCTCCACGAACTGCCGCACGGTGGATCCGTCGATTATCACTACCCccatctcctctcctctccttccCTATTCACTGATCTGATCTCTTCAAGCGGCGCAGTACTCAAAAGCACTTTTTCAATGATCGTGAATTTGAAGCTTGGACTTCGGAAGATCTTTTATTGCAACCTACGGCTGGCTGGCGTTATTCTTTGTTCGTCGATGGGGTCCACAAATTCCCAAACTTGGGATTCCTCTCTATCCCCATTCCTCGAGCAATTTCATATTTTCGGAATGACCTATAATTTATTTATGCTTTTTACTGCAAATACgagggaaaaaataaataattttcgaTGACAGTAAATTTACATCAATATTTTACACtaaatttagtttttattttatcttatttaatACAAATCTAAATGACTAAATCAATAGAGAAATTGAGATAGAGTATGATCCACTTGTTTCGTCTTCTTACTACTATAACGTGGTTGGTAATCATCATGAATTTATGTTGATTAGCGTTAGTATATGCTAATCATGGACATGCATGATATGGGTGTAATGATCTCAAAAATAATATGTATgaaagtattaaaaaaattaaaattttaaaaataattaattaattattaattattaattaaataatataatataatgtaatactatattaatataatataatataataataaaaatattataatatatatatatatatatatatataggaagtcACTTCCTGAGAATTCAAGAAAACCCTCTTGCaaatttcactctctctctctctctctctctctctctctctctcttttaatttctctACTATTCCTTGGCCGAATTGAAAAATGAACATGTTTGTCTCATAAGACTTAAAcacttattttgatgataacaaagtaaaagaacttaacatatttggttaaatgaaGTTTCATGACTCAAGAGTATTGATAAAAGATCAAGGTCAAGTGTTTGAAAAGTctattgaaagcttgtacttaaagtTAGAAGAACTTGACAAAGTATGTACTTAAACCAATGAGCAatgaaggaagtcaaagcaaatacatgaaaatattgaaaGCAAAGTAAATACGTGAAGATACCGAAAGCAAAGCAAAACAAATACATGAAAACTTagcgcttagaaagttatagtcttttaagaagtctcatgtaagtacttcaaacgatttcaatatggatgcatgaaactctaaGTTAATTGTTTGgatctagataccttttaaaatacttgaattttttttttggtaaggtcaaaagttatttcaaaaatgttaaaattatttttggaatgaaaagcacaaaaacaggattctccaaattcccttcttttttctacatctgcattgatgaaCACTTTTATCTATAAAACATtgcttatcttaaaaagtgttcaacatgaaagttgtggaattttttcttaaatttctgTTGATATCAAaaacgtctaatttggagttttatagaaaaagttatgatcaaaatattgaagggtggTTGAAGTTGACAACACATTAAGCGACTGTTCAGTTGACTGAATAGTAGACAGAATAGGCCCAATCGACTGACCCATCAAGCTCAGTCGATTGACCCTGTACCGAATTCAAAAATACACTGATTTAAaaggcacaggcgactgaccACGAAATTCCAGTCGACTGACTttcgtaaaattcaaattttaacagtgaataaactttccaaaagtgatttcttggccCCCAAACAaagtgaaaacttgggaaatactcaaagtaaCTTGGGAAATACGTTTATAcgctttttaactctataaatacaagttaatTCCAAGAGTTAAAACCAACAACAATCAGAAAATCAGTTTATATTCTTACATTCAAAAGCTCGATTGTTGAAAAACTTTTTCCGAAATTTTGTTGCGTTCTTGGTGATACTACTTATGGTTCTTGTGCTCTAACTGAAATTTTCAATCCAAGAAGGAATCCCGGTGATAAATTACTTGAGCTTCCtttttctatattgttatttgattgaagt
This Malania oleifera isolate guangnan ecotype guangnan chromosome 11, ASM2987363v1, whole genome shotgun sequence DNA region includes the following protein-coding sequences:
- the LOC131168673 gene encoding uncharacterized protein LOC131168673, with the translated sequence MGVVIIDGSTVRQFVEDEDKFTKSVDEQFAALDLNGDGVLSRPELRKAFESLRLIETHFGVDVASPTEEELSKLYNSIFEKFDCDHSGSIDLQEFRSEMKKILLAIADGLGSFPVQMVLEDDDKSFLKQAADLETSKLSH